In Haliotis asinina isolate JCU_RB_2024 unplaced genomic scaffold, JCU_Hal_asi_v2 scaffold_18, whole genome shotgun sequence, the following proteins share a genomic window:
- the LOC137269923 gene encoding uncharacterized PPE family protein PPE62-like, which yields MIGVDNTRKEGLSLGMIGVDNTRKEGLSLGMIGVDNTRKEGLSLGMIGVDNIGKEGLSLGMIGVDNTRKESLSLGMIGVGNTRKEGLSLGMIGVDNIGKEGLSLGMIGVDNTRKEGLSLGMIGVDNTRKESLSLGMIDVDNTRKESLSLGMIGVDNTRKEGLSLGMIGVDNIGKEGLSLGMVGVDNTPKEGLSLGMVGVDNIGKEGLSLGMVGVDNTRKEGLSLGMVGVDNIG from the coding sequence ATGATCGGAGTTGACAATACACGAAAGGAGGGCCTGTCATTAGGAATGATCGGTGTTGACAATACACGAAAGGAGGGCCTGTCACTAGGAATGATCGGTGTTGACAATACACGAAAGGAGGGACTGTCACTAGGAATGATCGGTGTTGACAATATAGGAAAGGAGGGCCTGTCACTAGGAATGATCGGTGTTGACAATACACGAAAGGAGAGCCTGTCATTAGGAATGATCGGTGTTGGCAATACACGAAAGGAGGGACTGTCACTAGGAATGATCGGTGTTGACAATATAGGAAAGGAGGGCCTGTCATTAGGAATGATCGGTGTTGACAATACACGAAAGGAGGGACTGTCACTAGGAATGATCGGTGTTGACAATACACGAAAGGAGAGCCTGTCATTAGGAATGATCGATGTTGACAATACACGAAAGGAGAGCCTGTCATTAGGAATGATCGGTGTTGACAATACACGAAAGGAGGGCCTGTCACTAGGAATGATCGGTGTTGACAATATAGGAAAGGAGGGCCTGTCACTAGGAATGGTCGGTGTTGACAATACACCAAAGGAGGGTCTGTCATTAGGAATGGTCGGTGTTGACAATATAGGAAAGGAGGGACTGTCACTAGGAATGGTCGGTGTTGACAATACACGAAAGGAGGGTCTGTCACTAGGAATGGTCGGTGTTGACAATATAGGATAG